In Cryptomeria japonica chromosome 10, Sugi_1.0, whole genome shotgun sequence, a genomic segment contains:
- the LOC131039100 gene encoding uncharacterized protein LOC131039100 — protein MLFYDDKIACHIMTVESIDNLGIFSSLLRMSASHVLIPPEKTMHIDRNWDLNFLILFLGRQLFFSASSYVSSQSWKPRIVVQALLMECYQDEARKAKELAEKKFDAQDLEGARKMVLKAQNIYPLLEGLTQFIAVLNVHLAAAPGQKTKGLVDYYKVLDVGTDAQVSVIRKQYRKLALLLHPDKNNGVGAERAFKLVAEAWGILSDETKKAQYDKMRSGLRRPFRGNAHGNWPSSKEVQKESQRCSGQSVYFASSTETIARFVQQIFDKMDRRDFEQSSNQGFSEAFGAGTKRKNNGNDDDNEDDDCIILEDGFGKESVRGEPCEGNSCSSLSTKGNEIVTVGLPLFTDQIKPQKNCGEESGGKTHKTNSLAGKVNRYKKEKMMTVPDADFYDFDGDRAEESFEANQIWAAYDDEDGMPRFYARIRSISSFHPFKVQITWLDSLLNNEPALIKWHKSGFYKGCGDFKFVNGFTVNSVNVFSHIMRWERSKGGVKIMPRRGDVWALYRDWSPDWDKSTPEEIRHNYLLVEILSDSANGVGIEVVPLVKVEKYRTLFQRVDIEAVTEKNMLRFSHKVPAHRLKGNDALHIPRDCWELDPAALPADMVQEGVPQTGNN, from the coding sequence ATGCTGTTTTATGATGATAAAATTGCATGCCATATAATGACGGTTGAGTCAATTGACAACTTAGGAATCTTCTCATCACTCCTTCGAATGAGTGCATCGCACGTTTTAATTCCACCTGAGAAAACTATGCACATTGATAGAAATTGGGATTTAAATTTCCTCATACTATTTCTGGGCAGACAATTGTTTTTCTCTGCTAGTTCATACGTCTCCAGTCAGTCTTGGAAGCCAAGAATAGTTGTACAGGCATTGCTAATGGAGTGTTATCAAGATGAGGCCAGAAAGGCCAAGGAACTTGCAGAGAAAAAGTTTGATGCCCAGGATTTGGAAGGTGCCAGGAAGATGGTATTGAAAGCTCAGAATATATATCCTCTTCTTGAAGGCCTCACTCAATTCATAGCAGTTCTGAATGTCCACCTGGCTGCTGCTCCTGGCCAGAAAACCAAGGGATTGGTTGATTATTACAAGGTTTTGGATGTGGGTACTGATGCCCAAGTCTCTGTAATCAGGAAACAGTATAGGAAATTGGCTTTGTTGCTGCACCCTGATAAGAACAATGGCGTAGGAGCTGAGAGAGCATTTAAGCTGGTTGCAGAAGCTTGGGGAATTCTTTCTGATGAAACTAAAAAGGCTCAGTATGATAAAATGAGAAGTGGATTGCGAAGGCCTTTCAGGGGTAATGCCCATGGCAATTGGCCATCTAGTAAGGAGGTTCAGAAAGAAAGCCAGAGATGCTCAGGCCAGAGTGTTTATTTTGCTTCCTCGACAGAGACCATTGCAAGGTTTGTTCAACAAATCTTTGACAAAATGGATAGGAGGGATTTTGAACAGAGCAGTAATCAGGGCTTTAGTGAGGCATTTGGTGCTGGTACCAAAAGAAAAAACAATGGTAATGACGATGACAATGAGGACGATGATTGTATTATTTTGGAAGATGGGTTTGGTAAGGAGAGTGTTAGGGGAGAGCCCTGTGAGGGCAATTCATGTTCAAGCTTGAGTACAAAAGGGAACGAGATTGTCACAGTTGGTCTGCCCCTGTTTACTGATCAAATTAAGCCCCAAAAAAATTGTGGGGAGGAGAGCGGGGGGAAAACCCACAAAACTAATAGCTTGGCAGGAAAAGTAAATAGATataaaaaggagaagatgatgactGTGCCAGATgcagatttttatgattttgatggagacAGAGCAGAAGAGTCATTTGAGGCAAACCAGATTTGGGCTGCATATGATGACGAGGATGGAATGCCTAGGTTTTATGCTCGGATACGGAGTATTAGTTCCTTTCATCCATTTAAGGTGCAGATAACTTGGCTTGACTCATTACTCAATAACGAGCCTGCTCTTATTAAATGGCACAAGTCAGGGTTTTATAAGGGGTGTGGAGATTTCAAGTTTGTAAATGGTTTTACTGTCAACAGCGTCAATGTTTTCTCTCACATTATGAGGTGGGAGAGATCCAAGGGAGGAGTTAAAATTATGCCAAGAAGGGGAGATGTTTGGGCTCTGTACAGGGACTGGTCTCCGGATTGGGATAAATCCACTCCTGAAGAAATCAGGCATAATTATCTCCTGGTAGAGATTCTCAGTGATTCTGCAAATGGAGTTGGGATCGAAGTTGTTCCTCTTGTGAAGGTGGAGAAATATAGGACGCTTTTCCAAAGGGTGGATATTGAAGCTGTTACAGAGAAAAATATGCTGAGATTCTCACATAAGGTGCCAGCTCACAGACTTAAAGGGAATGATGCTCTGCATATACCAAGAGATTGTTGGGAGCTTGACCCAGCAGCACTTCCAGCAGACATGGTTCAGGAGGGTGTACCACAAACTGGTAATAACTAA